The following coding sequences are from one Anser cygnoides isolate HZ-2024a breed goose chromosome 10, Taihu_goose_T2T_genome, whole genome shotgun sequence window:
- the SFMBT1 gene encoding scm-like with four MBT domains protein 1 isoform X2 — MNGEQQYDADAGSGVEEMEFNWDEYLEDTGAIAAPHGSFKHVDTSLQNGFAPGMKLEVAVKSDQNTYWVATIITTCGQLLLLRYDGYGEDRKADFWCDIMTADLHPIGWCEQNKKILKVPEGIKDKIPDQEEFLQRVLKGACSAPANLLEGLHRGKNPLDLIAPGSRLELQNFRDSLEAWIVNVVENVGGRLKLRYEGLEDSDKFDRWIFYLDPFLHQVGWATQNGYNLQPPLAIRSLKSEADWQEILKKAKEEEEESSVPTDLFKDKPVIGVHSFSEGMKLEAVDPMAPFVISPATVLKVYNEKYFMIEIDDLRPERTTSQSYICHVNSAGIFPVQWSLKNGLHLSPPPGYPGQDFDWADYLKQCGAEAAPQSCFPLLTSDHGFKENMKLEAVNPVDPEEVCIATVTKLKDSYLWLQLEGSKKSIPDCIVSVESMDIFPVGWCETNGYQLRPPRKAIVNKQKKIAVVQPEKQVLSSRTVHDGLKNQELNSSDSVIINGKYCCPKIYFNHRCFSGPYLNKGRIAELPQSVGPGNCVLVLKEVLTLLINAAYKPSRVLRELQLDEEAAWHGHGEILKAKYKGKSYRATVEVVRTADRVADFCRKTCIKLECCPNLFGPQMVLDKCSENCSVLTKTKYTHYYGKRKNKRIGRPPGGHSNLEVAMKKPNKRRKRRKHFFVHKKKRSSTSVDNTPAGSPQGSGGEEEDDQDESELSHSLAQDRDKRKRKLRTFSFSDDENKPPSPKDIKIEVAEKLQLDSNPLEWSVADVVRFLKSTDCAPLARIFLDQEIDGQALLLLTLPTVQECMDLKLGPAIKLCHHIERVKLAFYQQFAN; from the exons ATGCTGGTTCCGGCGTGGAAGAAATGGAATTCAATTGGGATGAGTATCTAGAAGACACAGGAGCAATCGCAGCCCCTCATGGATCTTTTAAACAT GTGGATACAAGTTTGCAGAATGGTTTTGCCCCTGGTATGAAGCTAGAAGTAGCTGTCAAGTCTGACCAGAATACCTACTGGGTAGCCACCATCATTACTACCTGTGGGCAGCTGCTCCTGTTGCGCTACGATGGTTACGGAGAAGATCGCAAGGCTGACTTCTGGTGCGATATCATGACAGCTGATTTACACCCCATCGGCTGGTGTGAGCAAAACAAGAAGATTCTCAAAGTGCCTGAAG GTATCAAGGACAAGATACCTGACCAGGAGGAATTCCTTCAGCGAGTGCTGAAAGGAGCCTGCAGTGCTCCTGCTAATCTGCTGGAGGGG CTTCACAGAGGGAAAAATCCATTGGATCTAATTGCACCAGGCTCCCGACTAGAACTGCAAAACTTCCGGGATTCCCTGGAAGCCTGGATTGTCAATGTGGTAGAAAATGTTGGTGGGAGACTTAAATTGCGATATGAGGGGCTGGAGGATTCTGACAAATTTGACCGGTGGATATTCTACTTGGACCCTTTCCTTCATCAAGTAGGGTGGGCAACTCAGAATGGATATAACCTGCAACCACCTTTAG CCATTAGGTCCTTGAAAAGTGAAGCAGATTGGCAAGAAATCTTGAAGAAAgcgaaggaggaggaagaggagtcATCAGTTCCTACAGATCTTTTTAAG GATAAACCTGTGATTGGAGTACATTCGTTCTCTGAAGGCATGAAGTTAGAAGCTGTGGACCCGATGGCTCCTTTTGTGATATCTCCTGCTACGGTTCTCAAG GtatacaatgaaaaatatttcatgataGAAATTGATGACTTGAGACCAGAGCGTACAACCAGCCAGTCTTATATTTGCCATGTCAACAGTGCTGGAATTTTCCCTGTGCAATGGAGTCTGAAGAATGGCTTGCATCTTAGTCCTCCACCAG GTTATCCAGGGCAGGACTTTGATTGGGCAGACTACCTCAAACAATGCGGTGCTGAGGCAGCTCCCCAGAGCTGCTTCCCTTTG TTAACTTCTGACCACGGATTTAAAGAGAATATGAAACTTGAGGCTGTGAACCCTGTTGATCCTGAAGAAGTTTGCATTGCTACAGTCACCAAGTTGAAAGATTCTTACCTCTGGCTTCAGCTGGAGG GTTCCAAGAAGTCCATCCCTGACTGTATAGTGAGTGTGGAATCAATGGATATATTTCCAGTGGGTTGGTGTGAGACGAATGGATATCAGCTCAGACCTCCTCGCAAAGCAATAG taaacaagcagaaaaagattGCAGTAGTTCAACCCGAGAAACA AGTTTTGTCTTCAAGGACAGTTCATGATGGACTAAAGAACCAGGAACTAAACTCTTCTGACTCAG TGATAATTAATGGAAAGTACTGCTGCCCAAAGATCTACTTCAACCACCGGTGCTTCTCAGGGCCTTACCTTAACAAAGGCAGGATTGCTGAGCTTCCTCAGTCTGTGGGACCTGGGAACTGTGTTCTTGTTCTGAAAGAG GTTCTCACTTTATTGATCAATGCAGCTTACAAACCCAGCCGTGTCCTGCGAGAGCTGCAGTTGGATGAAGAGGCTGCATGGCATGGGCATGGAGAGATCCTAAAAGCCAA GTACAAAGGGAAGAGCTACCGTGCAACTGTGGAAGTGGTACGGACAGCAGATCGGGTGGCGgacttctgcagaaaaacatGCATCAAGCTGGAGTGTTGTCCAAACCTCTTCGGCCCTCAGATGGTGCTGGACAAGTGTTCAGAGAACTGCTCCGTCCTGACGAAGACTAAATACA CACACTATTATGGAAAGCGGAAAAACAAGCGGATAGGTAGGCCTCCGGGTGGCCACAGTAACCTGGAAGTAGCCATGAAGAAACcaaataaaagaaggaagagacgaaaacatttttttgttcataAGAAAAAACGTTCTTCTACTTCAGTGGATAACACTCCAGCTGGATCTCCCCAG GGCAGcgggggagaagaggaagatgacCAGGATGAG AGTGAGCTGTCTCATTCTCTGGCTCAGGACCGAGACAAGCGGAAGAGGAAGCTTaggaccttttctttttctgatgaCGAAAATAAGCCTCCTTCACCGAAG GACATAAAGATTGAAGTTgctgaaaagctgcagctggaCAGTAACCCTCTGGAATGGAGCGTGGCTGACGTCGTGCGATTCCTCAAATCCACCGACTGTGCACCGCTGGCAAGAATATTCCTCGACCAG GAAATTGACGgccaggcactgctgctgctgaccctGCCCACCGTTCAGGAGTGCATGGACTTGAAACTTGGGCCAGCTATTAAACTTTGCCATCACATTGAGAGGGTCAAACTTGCTTTTTACCAGCAGTTTGCTAACTAA
- the SFMBT1 gene encoding scm-like with four MBT domains protein 1 isoform X1: MNGEQQYDADAGSGVEEMEFNWDEYLEDTGAIAAPHGSFKHVDTSLQNGFAPGMKLEVAVKSDQNTYWVATIITTCGQLLLLRYDGYGEDRKADFWCDIMTADLHPIGWCEQNKKILKVPEGIKDKIPDQEEFLQRVLKGACSAPANLLEGLHRGKNPLDLIAPGSRLELQNFRDSLEAWIVNVVENVGGRLKLRYEGLEDSDKFDRWIFYLDPFLHQVGWATQNGYNLQPPLAIRSLKSEADWQEILKKAKEEEEESSVPTDLFKDKPVIGVHSFSEGMKLEAVDPMAPFVISPATVLKVYNEKYFMIEIDDLRPERTTSQSYICHVNSAGIFPVQWSLKNGLHLSPPPGYPGQDFDWADYLKQCGAEAAPQSCFPLLTSDHGFKENMKLEAVNPVDPEEVCIATVTKLKDSYLWLQLEGSKKSIPDCIVSVESMDIFPVGWCETNGYQLRPPRKAIVNKQKKIAVVQPEKQVLSSRTVHDGLKNQELNSSDSVIINGKYCCPKIYFNHRCFSGPYLNKGRIAELPQSVGPGNCVLVLKEVLTLLINAAYKPSRVLRELQLDEEAAWHGHGEILKAKYKGKSYRATVEVVRTADRVADFCRKTCIKLECCPNLFGPQMVLDKCSENCSVLTKTKYTHYYGKRKNKRIGRPPGGHSNLEVAMKKPNKRRKRRKHFFVHKKKRSSTSVDNTPAGSPQGSGGEEEDDQDEVDEESLTEDSTSEQQDELLEESEVSEKKSLSSSPTQSELSHSLAQDRDKRKRKLRTFSFSDDENKPPSPKDIKIEVAEKLQLDSNPLEWSVADVVRFLKSTDCAPLARIFLDQEIDGQALLLLTLPTVQECMDLKLGPAIKLCHHIERVKLAFYQQFAN; this comes from the exons ATGCTGGTTCCGGCGTGGAAGAAATGGAATTCAATTGGGATGAGTATCTAGAAGACACAGGAGCAATCGCAGCCCCTCATGGATCTTTTAAACAT GTGGATACAAGTTTGCAGAATGGTTTTGCCCCTGGTATGAAGCTAGAAGTAGCTGTCAAGTCTGACCAGAATACCTACTGGGTAGCCACCATCATTACTACCTGTGGGCAGCTGCTCCTGTTGCGCTACGATGGTTACGGAGAAGATCGCAAGGCTGACTTCTGGTGCGATATCATGACAGCTGATTTACACCCCATCGGCTGGTGTGAGCAAAACAAGAAGATTCTCAAAGTGCCTGAAG GTATCAAGGACAAGATACCTGACCAGGAGGAATTCCTTCAGCGAGTGCTGAAAGGAGCCTGCAGTGCTCCTGCTAATCTGCTGGAGGGG CTTCACAGAGGGAAAAATCCATTGGATCTAATTGCACCAGGCTCCCGACTAGAACTGCAAAACTTCCGGGATTCCCTGGAAGCCTGGATTGTCAATGTGGTAGAAAATGTTGGTGGGAGACTTAAATTGCGATATGAGGGGCTGGAGGATTCTGACAAATTTGACCGGTGGATATTCTACTTGGACCCTTTCCTTCATCAAGTAGGGTGGGCAACTCAGAATGGATATAACCTGCAACCACCTTTAG CCATTAGGTCCTTGAAAAGTGAAGCAGATTGGCAAGAAATCTTGAAGAAAgcgaaggaggaggaagaggagtcATCAGTTCCTACAGATCTTTTTAAG GATAAACCTGTGATTGGAGTACATTCGTTCTCTGAAGGCATGAAGTTAGAAGCTGTGGACCCGATGGCTCCTTTTGTGATATCTCCTGCTACGGTTCTCAAG GtatacaatgaaaaatatttcatgataGAAATTGATGACTTGAGACCAGAGCGTACAACCAGCCAGTCTTATATTTGCCATGTCAACAGTGCTGGAATTTTCCCTGTGCAATGGAGTCTGAAGAATGGCTTGCATCTTAGTCCTCCACCAG GTTATCCAGGGCAGGACTTTGATTGGGCAGACTACCTCAAACAATGCGGTGCTGAGGCAGCTCCCCAGAGCTGCTTCCCTTTG TTAACTTCTGACCACGGATTTAAAGAGAATATGAAACTTGAGGCTGTGAACCCTGTTGATCCTGAAGAAGTTTGCATTGCTACAGTCACCAAGTTGAAAGATTCTTACCTCTGGCTTCAGCTGGAGG GTTCCAAGAAGTCCATCCCTGACTGTATAGTGAGTGTGGAATCAATGGATATATTTCCAGTGGGTTGGTGTGAGACGAATGGATATCAGCTCAGACCTCCTCGCAAAGCAATAG taaacaagcagaaaaagattGCAGTAGTTCAACCCGAGAAACA AGTTTTGTCTTCAAGGACAGTTCATGATGGACTAAAGAACCAGGAACTAAACTCTTCTGACTCAG TGATAATTAATGGAAAGTACTGCTGCCCAAAGATCTACTTCAACCACCGGTGCTTCTCAGGGCCTTACCTTAACAAAGGCAGGATTGCTGAGCTTCCTCAGTCTGTGGGACCTGGGAACTGTGTTCTTGTTCTGAAAGAG GTTCTCACTTTATTGATCAATGCAGCTTACAAACCCAGCCGTGTCCTGCGAGAGCTGCAGTTGGATGAAGAGGCTGCATGGCATGGGCATGGAGAGATCCTAAAAGCCAA GTACAAAGGGAAGAGCTACCGTGCAACTGTGGAAGTGGTACGGACAGCAGATCGGGTGGCGgacttctgcagaaaaacatGCATCAAGCTGGAGTGTTGTCCAAACCTCTTCGGCCCTCAGATGGTGCTGGACAAGTGTTCAGAGAACTGCTCCGTCCTGACGAAGACTAAATACA CACACTATTATGGAAAGCGGAAAAACAAGCGGATAGGTAGGCCTCCGGGTGGCCACAGTAACCTGGAAGTAGCCATGAAGAAACcaaataaaagaaggaagagacgaaaacatttttttgttcataAGAAAAAACGTTCTTCTACTTCAGTGGATAACACTCCAGCTGGATCTCCCCAG GGCAGcgggggagaagaggaagatgacCAGGATGAGGTAGATGAAGAATCTTTGACTGAGGATAGCACCTCAGAGCAGCAAGACGAATTACTTGAGGAATCAGAGGTATCAGAGAAGAAATCACTGTCATCCTCTCCTACACAGAGTGAGCTGTCTCATTCTCTGGCTCAGGACCGAGACAAGCGGAAGAGGAAGCTTaggaccttttctttttctgatgaCGAAAATAAGCCTCCTTCACCGAAG GACATAAAGATTGAAGTTgctgaaaagctgcagctggaCAGTAACCCTCTGGAATGGAGCGTGGCTGACGTCGTGCGATTCCTCAAATCCACCGACTGTGCACCGCTGGCAAGAATATTCCTCGACCAG GAAATTGACGgccaggcactgctgctgctgaccctGCCCACCGTTCAGGAGTGCATGGACTTGAAACTTGGGCCAGCTATTAAACTTTGCCATCACATTGAGAGGGTCAAACTTGCTTTTTACCAGCAGTTTGCTAACTAA